A DNA window from Paenibacillus sp. HWE-109 contains the following coding sequences:
- a CDS encoding S-layer homology domain-containing protein, with protein sequence MMRKSGLFFILCMLLLTSFPIGTALGAVTTSFTPVINASQVAIGDKVFITIKGQQVTDLYGYEVTLTYDADRLEFNQGQSNGAFAGYKIIKNAGNQIIFAYTKVGNMVGENGDLSICTFAFKAKQSGQANVTLQQVTTVTSQSQPMVWQVNEQVSVKIGSDGSPGPATNPGGGIGVPTTPPAQEDSNHYVPKEVELRIETAQDGRSSVTAVIESKQLTQKLLHLQTTIEGHVLYIEIPGEYAWNAVQLPLHILYDSMKANKGIVLKIRSHLGSYDLPLSILDREDVASALNDEGATLIVRIDKAGIQDEERLRQSVVEKGLQLVSNVINYEVILKSKDKEEEIHNFGNRFVTRVLTVNDVIQNPTAATAVVYDPITGEMRSVPSVFNVKNGKTEVNVIRNTNSMYAIVQNKKTFEDMSGHWAKEDLESLAAKMIINGITDRTYLPDLQVTRAQFAAMLVRALGLEVATASQLFTDVAATEWYAPEVATAAKYGLVQGVGENKFNPDRPITREQMVVMIMNAVKLVKGTTSTEVSNYMMPFSDQNQFSDYARSAVAEAAKDGWVHGKTETTFAPQEAATRAEAAVLIKQAMQHMKLLN encoded by the coding sequence ATGATGCGAAAATCAGGGTTATTCTTCATTCTATGTATGCTCTTACTAACTAGTTTTCCAATAGGGACTGCATTAGGGGCTGTAACAACTTCATTTACACCTGTAATCAATGCTTCTCAAGTGGCTATCGGTGACAAAGTGTTCATTACAATTAAGGGTCAACAGGTAACCGATTTGTATGGTTACGAAGTTACTTTAACGTATGATGCAGATCGGCTGGAATTCAATCAAGGTCAATCCAATGGCGCATTTGCCGGCTATAAAATCATTAAAAATGCTGGTAATCAAATCATATTTGCTTACACGAAAGTCGGAAATATGGTGGGGGAAAATGGAGATCTAAGTATCTGTACCTTTGCGTTCAAGGCTAAGCAGAGCGGACAAGCTAACGTAACTTTACAACAAGTGACGACAGTTACTTCACAATCTCAACCTATGGTTTGGCAAGTAAACGAGCAAGTCTCTGTTAAGATTGGCTCAGATGGAAGTCCTGGACCTGCAACGAATCCAGGAGGCGGAATAGGAGTCCCTACAACACCACCGGCGCAAGAAGATTCTAATCATTATGTGCCAAAAGAGGTTGAGCTTCGAATTGAGACTGCACAGGATGGTCGTTCCTCTGTGACTGCTGTTATTGAAAGTAAACAACTAACTCAAAAATTATTACATCTCCAAACAACTATTGAGGGTCATGTTCTTTATATTGAAATTCCTGGGGAATACGCTTGGAATGCCGTACAATTGCCACTTCATATCCTGTACGACAGTATGAAAGCAAATAAGGGGATCGTTTTGAAAATTCGAAGCCATTTAGGCTCTTATGACCTCCCACTCTCCATTCTGGACCGTGAGGATGTCGCAAGTGCATTGAATGACGAAGGTGCAACGCTGATTGTTCGTATAGATAAGGCAGGAATTCAGGATGAAGAGCGTTTAAGGCAATCCGTAGTGGAAAAAGGTCTCCAGCTAGTCAGTAATGTTATCAATTATGAAGTGATTCTAAAGTCCAAAGACAAAGAAGAAGAAATTCATAACTTTGGCAACCGTTTTGTTACACGTGTGTTAACCGTAAATGATGTCATTCAAAATCCAACTGCTGCTACTGCGGTTGTGTATGATCCGATTACTGGAGAAATGAGATCTGTACCATCTGTATTCAATGTGAAGAACGGCAAAACCGAGGTTAATGTCATCCGAAACACGAACAGCATGTATGCCATTGTTCAAAACAAGAAGACCTTTGAGGATATGAGCGGGCACTGGGCGAAAGAAGATTTAGAAAGTCTAGCTGCCAAAATGATTATCAACGGAATAACAGACCGAACATACTTACCGGACCTACAAGTCACAAGGGCACAGTTCGCAGCAATGCTTGTAAGAGCTCTTGGGCTTGAGGTGGCTACTGCATCTCAACTATTTACGGATGTGGCTGCCACGGAGTGGTATGCGCCGGAAGTGGCCACAGCTGCCAAATATGGCTTAGTTCAAGGAGTTGGCGAAAACAAATTCAACCCTGATCGCCCCATTACCAGAGAACAAATGGTCGTTATGATAATGAATGCGGTAAAACTGGTTAAGGGTACTACGTCAACAGAAGTATCCAATTATATGATGCCATTCTCAGACCAAAATCAGTTCTCCGACTATGCCCGCAGTGCAGTGGCGGAAGCCGCTAAAGATGGGTGGGTTCATGGAAAGACGGAAACAACATTTGCTCCTCAAGAAGCAGCGACTCGCGCTGAAGCAGCGGTTCTGATTAAACAAGCCATGCAACATATGAAGTTGTTGAATTAG
- a CDS encoding helix-turn-helix domain-containing protein, whose translation MHQPLQIRSFIGTHDKDWEDPSFFRHDSLEITVILEGRGMFRYQDCQFDVDTGQVVLIPSDFPHSFHAVTAIRFGVLLMDGLPTGTRTWFDKLITGNVPRIISLSRLDGEQYEMLFRQWLRIYSAPLKEREENYLTWIQVLSLFIYEHSQQEQQALSITHAADYIRQNLQRGIQISDLARIAGLSEEGFRKQFYKVYGMTPKRYQQMSKLTEAKWLLSSSDKDMQSISELIGFSGLHAFSGWFKKLEGQSPTEWKKLQRMYHH comes from the coding sequence ATGCATCAACCGCTGCAAATCAGGAGCTTTATCGGGACACATGACAAGGATTGGGAAGATCCGTCCTTCTTTCGTCACGATAGCTTGGAAATTACCGTTATTTTGGAAGGACGCGGAATGTTCCGATATCAGGACTGCCAGTTTGACGTTGACACCGGACAAGTGGTGCTGATTCCCTCCGACTTCCCTCATTCCTTCCATGCGGTAACAGCTATTCGTTTCGGTGTTTTACTGATGGATGGGCTGCCCACGGGAACGAGGACTTGGTTTGATAAGCTGATTACGGGCAATGTCCCGAGAATCATTTCATTATCACGATTGGACGGGGAACAGTACGAGATGCTCTTTCGTCAGTGGCTGCGGATTTATTCCGCCCCTTTGAAAGAACGGGAAGAGAATTATTTGACGTGGATTCAAGTGTTGTCGCTATTTATTTATGAGCATTCGCAGCAGGAACAGCAAGCTCTTTCCATCACGCATGCAGCCGATTACATCCGGCAAAACTTGCAAAGAGGCATACAGATTTCCGACTTGGCACGAATAGCGGGCCTTTCGGAAGAAGGATTTCGCAAACAATTCTACAAGGTGTATGGAATGACGCCCAAACGGTATCAACAGATGTCTAAGCTGACCGAAGCCAAATGGCTGCTAAGCTCGTCAGACAAAGACATGCAGTCCATTTCAGAACTTATTGGTTTCTCAGGGCTGCATGCTTTTTCAGGTTGGTTTAAAAAACTCGAGGGACAATCCCCGACGGAGTGGAAAAAATTACAGCGGATGTATCATCACTAA
- a CDS encoding golvesin C-terminal-like domain-containing protein, with translation MIRKIVLQCMMWLILSIIFAAVSYAKEIVIDNGDAGYSETGTWSSSSVKGYNGTNTRYSNVGVRTAQWTPNIVEAGEYEVFIFKIMNSTAGDKDVDIDVVYDGGTISTEQDWTTGTSGWVSLGKYPFAAGTTGYVIMNGELSGSTTYSRADAVKFVNNTLPPAPPVHNAPVGTYYVDSINGNDANNGTSEGSAWKTLDKVNFYTYQPGTTILLRSGSYWVGQLKPLGSGSAGSPIIINKYGTGNKPIIDGNGITNAGVVHLYNQQYWEINNLEVMNDASTADTRFGIYIQLDNYGTANHIYVKDCYVHNVKGDNSNPHKGVGIFYFVTSADTSIFNDILIENNTVKSVDRSGIILRNPNGTYSTGLVIRNNFVEDIGGDGIVAKTSKAPLVEYNIAKDTSARANNANAAIWTWYTDDSIVQYNESYNTVRLPNNLDANGFDSDFNNNRSIFQYNYSHDNGGGFILVINPTGSYNNSTIVRYNISQNDEEKVINLLGDITNTQFYNNTFYLDSSSTAKMIEVRNYFGVPKNTNFSNNIFYNSGSGVFDLRKVDNFSFDSNIFYGMAPPVPTAETEITVVNAITSDPKLVNPGTGGSNINFNDPNRLSGYKLQADSPAINAGVVIANNGGKDFWGSPLYNGQPDIGASEQEQTSLPPNVPHAVLTGPSTVQKGTSFTTNIGLNNVTNSVYSAVYAADIIVKIDVNAIEFASVESLKPGFTVLQTQTNIPGQIRIIAVSEGAEGALTTSGDVFKINWKAKSLDQPLTTNLALSKVIVANALGQKTESIPANLTISITTSRPGDANGDGVIDIGDLGKVAANYGMTSANANWNQVRDGDVNLDGKIDVIDLVGIARLILE, from the coding sequence ATGATTAGAAAAATAGTACTCCAATGCATGATGTGGTTAATTTTATCTATTATATTTGCAGCGGTTAGTTATGCTAAAGAAATTGTTATCGATAATGGGGATGCGGGTTATTCGGAAACTGGGACATGGAGCAGTAGCAGCGTAAAAGGATATAACGGTACCAATACAAGATATTCCAATGTCGGTGTTAGAACGGCCCAATGGACACCAAATATCGTAGAAGCCGGAGAGTATGAGGTATTTATATTTAAGATTATGAATAGCACAGCCGGGGATAAAGATGTTGATATTGACGTAGTCTACGATGGAGGTACAATTTCTACGGAACAAGATTGGACTACAGGTACGTCGGGTTGGGTTAGTTTAGGCAAGTACCCATTTGCAGCTGGGACAACGGGGTATGTCATCATGAATGGTGAACTAAGTGGATCGACGACTTATTCCCGTGCTGATGCAGTTAAATTCGTTAATAATACTCTTCCGCCTGCACCGCCCGTGCATAACGCGCCTGTAGGCACGTATTATGTTGATTCCATCAATGGAAATGATGCAAATAATGGAACGAGTGAAGGTTCAGCTTGGAAAACGCTTGATAAAGTTAACTTTTACACCTATCAACCAGGTACAACGATCCTGCTTAGATCAGGAAGCTACTGGGTAGGTCAGCTTAAGCCACTGGGATCAGGCAGCGCCGGAAGTCCGATTATTATTAATAAATATGGAACTGGCAATAAACCGATTATCGATGGGAATGGAATCACGAATGCAGGCGTGGTACATCTTTATAATCAACAGTATTGGGAAATTAACAATTTGGAAGTTATGAATGACGCCTCCACGGCTGATACGAGATTCGGGATCTATATACAGCTTGATAATTATGGAACCGCTAATCATATTTATGTGAAAGACTGTTATGTTCATAATGTGAAAGGTGACAATTCTAATCCACATAAAGGGGTAGGTATCTTTTACTTTGTTACTAGTGCTGACACTTCCATATTTAACGACATTCTGATTGAAAATAATACCGTCAAGTCCGTAGACAGATCCGGAATTATTCTTAGAAACCCAAATGGCACCTATAGTACAGGTTTAGTAATTAGGAATAATTTTGTCGAAGATATCGGTGGAGACGGAATTGTAGCCAAAACGAGCAAGGCGCCATTGGTCGAATACAATATCGCTAAAGACACGTCCGCAAGGGCTAATAATGCAAACGCTGCCATATGGACCTGGTATACGGATGATTCCATTGTTCAATACAATGAATCCTATAACACAGTGCGTCTTCCGAATAACTTGGATGCAAATGGTTTTGACAGCGATTTCAATAACAACCGGAGTATCTTCCAGTACAATTATAGTCATGACAACGGGGGAGGATTCATCCTAGTTATTAATCCAACTGGTTCTTATAACAACTCTACGATTGTCAGATACAATATCAGTCAAAATGATGAAGAAAAAGTCATTAATTTATTGGGAGACATTACGAATACGCAATTTTATAATAATACCTTTTATTTGGACAGTTCCTCGACTGCCAAGATGATTGAAGTCAGAAACTATTTTGGCGTTCCTAAGAATACAAATTTCTCCAACAATATTTTTTATAATTCAGGAAGCGGAGTATTTGATCTTCGAAAAGTAGATAACTTCTCATTTGACTCCAATATTTTCTATGGCATGGCTCCGCCTGTCCCAACCGCGGAGACAGAAATTACGGTTGTAAACGCGATTACATCAGACCCCAAGCTGGTCAATCCGGGTACCGGCGGTTCGAATATTAACTTTAACGATCCTAACAGACTTAGCGGTTATAAGTTGCAAGCGGATTCACCGGCTATTAACGCTGGTGTGGTTATCGCGAACAATGGAGGCAAAGATTTCTGGGGTAGTCCATTATACAACGGGCAACCTGATATTGGCGCATCTGAACAGGAACAGACATCGCTGCCGCCAAATGTTCCGCATGCAGTGCTAACGGGGCCGTCAACTGTTCAAAAAGGAACTTCATTCACGACTAATATCGGATTAAACAACGTGACTAACAGCGTATATTCTGCGGTATACGCTGCTGATATCATCGTCAAAATTGATGTCAATGCGATTGAGTTTGCATCTGTAGAATCGTTAAAGCCAGGATTCACAGTGCTTCAGACTCAGACCAACATACCAGGCCAAATTCGAATTATTGCTGTGAGCGAAGGAGCGGAAGGGGCTTTAACAACAAGTGGGGATGTATTTAAAATTAATTGGAAAGCGAAATCGCTTGATCAGCCATTGACAACCAACTTAGCACTGTCGAAGGTAATTGTTGCGAATGCACTTGGTCAAAAAACGGAGTCCATACCTGCCAATTTAACAATATCAATTACTACCTCTAGGCCAGGAGATGCCAATGGAGATGGTGTCATAGATATTGGAGACTTGGGTAAGGTAGCAGCAAATTACGGAATGACCTCAGCGAACGCGAATTGGAATCAAGTTAGAGATGGAGATGTCAATCTGGACGGTAAGATCGACGTTATCGACTTAGTAGGTATCGCTCGCTTGATTCTAGAGTAG
- a CDS encoding golvesin C-terminal-like domain-containing protein, whose translation MKAAQKLFKALLITALVFSWISSNIPTRAVYAASSTGEIIIDNGMPGYTESGEWVSSTLSGYNKTSTRYAASASNPFAQWTPDIAFPGNYDVYIYKVVNSTSDPNTRIDIAYSGGTDTQYMNNTVGSSGWVYLGKFPFVSGLNGSVKISSTTTGKYLRADAVKFVPDLQIALLQLQTLVSDASALLLGAVEGYSIGQYAPGSKSKLQEKVDNASSVLNSTNTSEGTVYSAIADLNAGVELFKSAMNVKDMPNSQTLKGELQTLVTEASALLPGAIEGASAGQYAPGSKLRLQENIDSAISVWNSTNATMDIIYSAIADLNASMAFFQSAMNAQISGSLYTAPNPNVNLVSPASILDRQQDLKNTLTRYVYSVADYVYGSVFGAVYGPPQGEISFKTDANWTDYTFPNQIFGNKKTTVQGEYYQYNSETPKGMTKLRVYRNAGVSVDNQAVVSIHHNGKTDTLALDMNTEKDGWYELGDYFFNGTSDEYVRFTRGGTDPTKPTVTLAVSYEVMRDKTYRDLNAAERATVYPVGYRETGTWQNSILKSDNTYSVPRITSEKNAVAVYNPGKLTAGKYEIFAYIPTRAQTGDNSMKMEVLHDGKIETMVFNQTEIDSGWFRLGEFTFSGVGNELVRMTKLSSGGETIASSVKFTTLQLDGVAIRNTIVTTNANETSVVSDNITIKDKVRAAQVTPGLTPNDNRNMIDNYKDAPYGKYYAKRDAFTGELKWNPVILEPGDYKVTYYIPPTAPAMPKNFNLDIYHNGVKDTVLVPKANLISNSWYNVGTFYFAAGAIDEYIAFKDMKYLSAFKFEKVSPGNAIIKEVVATTAKFFDDQQVDDVNNEKTAQIVNAMGAQGYLSGIISAYKFFPDQLITRSEFIALLTRLLQLPEEPAAATYSDITGTVPYMGNIGAAKRAGLLYGVDTTSGALGINLPVDRTFAAVTLSNAIDYTGRYLNVDNFFGDSPSAYLAQNVSDEALLPTYALQDAFYRLLKLGVMPKNTDTSVQPGKQLTRTDAIVMLNEFDGQLLSAGPDLRFDWHMMFSDEFNDSNFNWSKWYSDNANRFAGVSGRWPENIEQKDGVVKLKNEVNNRVGAPYSSASITSFYQQKFGYYESRYKYPDTYGHHTSYWTKNGPSSDYNWNEGTGQDQVSNNVWFLPEKAAPEYGLLKVRESLWSTNDNNFKELHNFAGYMEPPGFYMAYDNKITYDVPDFTSYLTPSSKYDVPYPNILSTAVTSFDGRLDLNKVDGTAAEFDWVRNYLKTASSDPVSPYPVYRPVVIPQDSVMVNNPDQPNKKDFVLRFNKQMNASTLTTDNLIVSKAGGGVVPSYTISQISPLRFKITFNGMLGNNSEYVVHVTTGVKDSLGNSLAVDQQVTLVNSSTADIIPQAVLTGPTAVLPGASFMTNLGLNNLTDDVFSAVYAADITVKFDANALDFVSVEPLKSGFTALQTKTDVPGQIRIIAVSQGATGALTTSGDVFKFNWIAKPLKQSLTTNLELAKVTVANALGQKKESLLTNLMVSVTVSMPGDVNGDNVIDVGDLGKIAANYGKTLANADWNQVSGCDFNHDGKINIVDLVGIARLILQ comes from the coding sequence ATGAAAGCAGCACAGAAACTGTTTAAAGCGCTACTGATAACAGCACTTGTATTTTCATGGATATCGAGCAACATACCTACGAGGGCTGTGTACGCAGCATCATCCACTGGGGAAATCATTATTGACAACGGAATGCCTGGTTACACGGAATCAGGTGAATGGGTTTCAAGCACTTTGTCAGGGTATAACAAAACATCGACAAGATATGCCGCCAGTGCCTCAAATCCTTTTGCACAGTGGACACCGGATATCGCGTTTCCAGGCAATTACGATGTATATATTTATAAAGTTGTCAACTCTACCAGTGATCCCAACACCAGAATAGACATTGCCTATAGCGGTGGGACGGATACGCAATATATGAATAATACGGTCGGTAGTTCCGGATGGGTCTATCTGGGCAAGTTTCCCTTTGTATCGGGTCTAAACGGATCGGTTAAGATTTCGTCGACCACGACAGGAAAATACTTGAGAGCAGATGCTGTGAAATTCGTACCGGATTTGCAAATTGCCTTGTTGCAATTGCAGACGCTGGTCTCAGATGCATCTGCATTGTTGCTGGGTGCTGTGGAAGGATATTCCATCGGACAATACGCGCCTGGTTCAAAGTCAAAGCTTCAAGAGAAAGTAGATAACGCTAGTTCGGTATTGAACAGTACGAATACATCAGAAGGTACTGTATATTCAGCAATTGCCGATTTGAACGCGGGCGTCGAGCTTTTTAAATCTGCTATGAACGTGAAAGACATGCCGAATTCGCAGACCCTCAAGGGCGAGTTGCAAACCCTTGTCACAGAAGCATCCGCCTTGTTACCGGGGGCTATAGAAGGAGCTTCCGCCGGACAATATGCGCCTGGTTCAAAGTTAAGGCTTCAAGAGAATATTGATAGCGCTATTTCGGTATGGAACAGCACAAACGCGACAATGGATATCATTTATTCAGCAATTGCCGATCTCAATGCGAGCATGGCCTTTTTTCAATCCGCGATGAACGCGCAAATTTCAGGCTCTCTCTATACAGCACCGAACCCTAATGTCAATTTAGTTTCTCCAGCTTCTATCTTGGACAGACAGCAGGATTTAAAAAATACGCTCACCAGATATGTATATAGTGTAGCCGACTATGTATATGGCAGCGTTTTCGGTGCTGTTTATGGTCCACCACAAGGCGAGATTAGTTTCAAAACGGATGCGAACTGGACAGATTATACGTTTCCCAACCAAATATTTGGAAATAAGAAGACAACTGTACAGGGAGAATACTATCAGTACAATTCTGAAACGCCAAAAGGGATGACGAAATTGAGAGTCTACAGGAATGCAGGAGTTTCTGTGGATAATCAAGCTGTGGTTTCGATTCATCATAATGGCAAAACCGATACACTTGCACTGGATATGAATACAGAGAAAGATGGATGGTATGAACTTGGCGATTATTTCTTCAATGGAACAAGCGATGAATATGTCCGCTTTACCAGGGGGGGAACAGATCCGACTAAACCTACCGTGACATTAGCCGTTTCTTATGAGGTCATGCGGGATAAAACATACAGAGATTTGAACGCAGCGGAAAGGGCAACCGTCTACCCGGTAGGTTACAGAGAAACGGGAACTTGGCAGAACTCCATTTTAAAATCGGATAATACCTACTCTGTACCTAGAATAACTTCTGAAAAAAATGCTGTTGCAGTGTATAATCCCGGGAAACTGACGGCTGGAAAATATGAGATATTTGCCTATATTCCAACCCGAGCACAAACGGGAGACAACAGCATGAAAATGGAAGTTTTGCATGACGGTAAGATTGAGACGATGGTGTTTAATCAAACGGAGATAGATAGCGGATGGTTCCGCTTAGGAGAGTTTACATTCTCAGGCGTAGGCAACGAACTTGTCAGAATGACCAAATTGTCATCGGGCGGTGAAACGATTGCTTCCAGTGTGAAGTTTACGACTCTCCAGTTAGATGGCGTAGCGATTAGAAATACAATTGTCACAACCAACGCCAATGAGACATCCGTAGTTTCTGATAATATTACCATCAAAGATAAAGTAAGAGCTGCTCAAGTAACACCAGGATTAACACCGAATGACAATCGTAATATGATTGATAATTATAAAGATGCTCCATATGGAAAGTATTATGCCAAAAGGGATGCGTTTACCGGCGAATTAAAATGGAATCCAGTGATTTTGGAACCAGGAGACTATAAGGTCACCTATTATATTCCTCCAACAGCACCCGCTATGCCCAAAAATTTCAATTTAGATATTTACCACAACGGTGTAAAGGACACTGTGCTTGTACCTAAGGCGAATCTGATCTCGAATAGTTGGTATAACGTGGGGACTTTCTATTTTGCGGCAGGTGCAATTGACGAGTATATTGCATTTAAAGATATGAAGTATCTGTCTGCTTTCAAATTTGAAAAAGTATCTCCCGGCAACGCAATCATTAAGGAGGTTGTCGCTACCACTGCCAAATTTTTCGATGATCAGCAAGTTGACGATGTGAATAATGAAAAAACGGCGCAAATCGTCAATGCCATGGGGGCTCAAGGTTACTTAAGCGGAATCATATCCGCCTACAAGTTCTTTCCAGACCAACTGATTACCCGCTCCGAGTTTATTGCTTTATTGACCCGATTGTTACAACTTCCCGAAGAACCGGCAGCAGCGACGTATTCAGATATTACAGGCACAGTGCCTTATATGGGCAATATCGGGGCAGCCAAGAGAGCCGGTCTCCTGTATGGTGTAGATACAACGAGCGGAGCTTTGGGCATAAACTTGCCTGTGGACCGCACTTTTGCAGCTGTAACGCTATCCAATGCCATCGACTATACAGGTAGATATTTGAACGTAGATAATTTCTTTGGGGATAGTCCGTCTGCTTATTTGGCGCAAAACGTCAGCGATGAAGCCCTGCTTCCTACGTATGCCTTGCAAGACGCATTTTACCGACTCTTGAAACTAGGGGTTATGCCGAAAAACACGGATACTTCCGTGCAACCAGGCAAGCAACTGACAAGAACCGATGCTATTGTTATGCTGAATGAATTTGACGGACAACTCTTATCCGCAGGACCTGATTTAAGATTTGACTGGCATATGATGTTTTCTGATGAATTCAACGATTCTAACTTCAATTGGAGCAAATGGTATTCCGACAATGCGAATAGATTTGCTGGCGTATCGGGCAGATGGCCTGAAAATATCGAACAAAAAGACGGGGTAGTGAAACTTAAAAATGAAGTTAACAATCGGGTAGGTGCTCCTTATTCATCAGCATCTATAACTTCTTTCTATCAACAAAAGTTTGGCTACTATGAGTCTCGTTACAAGTACCCGGATACTTATGGCCATCACACCTCCTATTGGACTAAAAACGGGCCTTCCTCCGATTATAACTGGAATGAAGGGACTGGGCAGGATCAAGTTTCAAACAACGTCTGGTTTTTACCGGAAAAAGCGGCGCCGGAGTATGGTCTGCTTAAAGTTAGAGAATCGCTATGGTCAACGAATGATAACAATTTTAAAGAGTTGCATAATTTTGCTGGTTATATGGAGCCGCCCGGGTTTTATATGGCTTATGACAATAAGATCACTTATGATGTACCTGACTTTACTTCTTATCTCACTCCAAGTTCGAAATATGATGTTCCTTATCCGAATATTTTAAGCACAGCCGTAACCTCTTTTGATGGGAGACTAGACCTTAACAAAGTTGACGGAACGGCTGCAGAATTCGACTGGGTTCGGAATTATTTGAAGACGGCCAGCAGCGATCCCGTATCTCCTTATCCCGTGTATCGTCCGGTTGTTATCCCTCAGGACAGTGTAATGGTTAATAATCCGGATCAACCAAATAAGAAGGACTTTGTTTTGAGATTCAATAAGCAGATGAATGCATCGACCTTAACGACAGATAATCTCATTGTGTCCAAGGCAGGCGGGGGAGTTGTTCCAAGCTACACAATTTCTCAGATCAGTCCGCTTAGATTCAAAATAACCTTCAATGGAATGCTTGGAAATAATTCGGAATATGTGGTTCATGTAACAACCGGCGTTAAAGACAGCTTGGGCAACAGTTTGGCAGTTGACCAGCAGGTTACACTTGTGAATTCAAGCACAGCGGATATAATTCCGCAAGCTGTACTAACGGGGCCGACAGCAGTTCTACCAGGAGCTTCGTTCATGACCAATCTTGGCTTAAACAACCTGACTGACGACGTATTTTCTGCGGTATATGCAGCGGATATCACAGTAAAATTTGATGCCAATGCCCTTGATTTTGTATCCGTGGAACCTTTAAAGTCCGGGTTTACAGCGCTTCAAACGAAAACCGACGTGCCAGGCCAAATTCGAATTATTGCAGTGAGCCAAGGAGCAACGGGGGCATTAACAACAAGCGGAGATGTGTTTAAGTTCAATTGGATAGCGAAACCGCTCAAGCAATCATTAACAACCAACTTGGAACTAGCCAAGGTAACCGTTGCCAATGCTCTTGGTCAAAAAAAGGAGTCTCTGTTAACGAATTTAATGGTTTCTGTTACTGTTTCTATGCCAGGAGATGTGAATGGGGATAATGTCATAGATGTCGGGGATTTGGGTAAAATCGCAGCCAATTACGGCAAGACTTTGGCGAATGCAGATTGGAATCAGGTTAGTGGCTGTGACTTCAACCATGACGGCAAGATCAACATTGTCGATTTAGTAGGAATCGCTCGATTGATTCTACAATAA